One window of the Posidoniimonas polymericola genome contains the following:
- a CDS encoding glycerol-3-phosphate dehydrogenase/oxidase — MKQLNLITKQSDRTTQVERLAELQPLDIAVIGGGATGVGIALDAAARGFKVALFERDDFGHGTSSRSTKLVHGGVRYLEQGNVGLVREALHERGLLLKNAPHVVHPLPTIVPLYQWWEGPYYTAGMKAYDLLAGKLGIERSRWLSKAKTLELAPTLPRDKVRGGVRYFDGQFDDTRLLVHLVQTAILHDAVCLNYAEVREIVHQQGRACGVVAVDRETGGELRVDARVVINAAGPFCDDVRRLEETPDSPLSARWIAASQGAHVVLPQRFLPGDSAIIVPRTPDGRVVFAIPWLGRVLVGTTDIPLDHSPREPLAMPAEVDYLLETVADYLDPAPTRADVLSTFAGVRPLVQADPDAATSKLSREHEVRASKTGLLSVIGGKWTTYRRMAEDAVDQAIEAGDLPKRPSPTAELPIFGATRRAVSPHDWPGVGELMAESPELSELLSPDLPYTEAHVVWAARGEQARTVEDVLSRRTRALLLDAQAASDCAPRVAELLAAELGRDAAWQSEQIASFQALARRHVVVR; from the coding sequence GTGAAGCAACTCAACCTCATCACGAAACAATCGGACCGCACGACGCAGGTCGAGCGGTTGGCCGAGCTGCAGCCGTTGGACATCGCGGTGATCGGCGGCGGCGCGACCGGCGTGGGGATTGCGCTCGACGCGGCGGCCAGGGGATTCAAGGTCGCGCTCTTCGAGCGGGACGACTTCGGCCACGGCACCTCGAGCCGCAGCACCAAGCTGGTGCACGGCGGCGTGCGGTACCTGGAGCAGGGCAACGTCGGCCTGGTCCGCGAGGCGCTGCATGAACGCGGGCTGCTGCTGAAGAACGCGCCGCACGTGGTGCACCCGCTGCCGACCATCGTGCCGCTCTACCAGTGGTGGGAGGGGCCGTACTACACCGCCGGCATGAAGGCCTACGACCTGCTGGCCGGCAAGCTCGGCATCGAGCGTTCGCGGTGGCTGTCGAAAGCCAAGACCCTGGAGCTCGCCCCGACGCTGCCGCGCGACAAGGTGCGGGGCGGCGTGCGGTACTTCGACGGGCAGTTCGACGACACGCGGCTCTTGGTCCACCTGGTGCAGACCGCCATCCTGCACGACGCGGTCTGCCTGAACTACGCCGAGGTCCGCGAGATTGTCCACCAGCAGGGGAGGGCGTGCGGCGTGGTCGCCGTCGACCGTGAGACCGGCGGCGAGCTGCGCGTCGATGCGCGGGTGGTGATCAACGCCGCCGGACCGTTCTGCGACGACGTCCGCCGACTGGAGGAGACGCCCGACAGCCCGCTCTCTGCCCGCTGGATCGCCGCCAGCCAGGGGGCGCACGTCGTGCTGCCGCAGCGGTTCCTGCCGGGCGATTCGGCGATCATCGTGCCCCGCACGCCGGACGGGCGGGTGGTGTTCGCGATCCCGTGGCTCGGCCGGGTGCTGGTCGGCACGACCGACATCCCGCTCGACCACTCGCCGCGTGAGCCGCTGGCGATGCCGGCCGAGGTCGACTACCTGCTGGAGACCGTCGCCGATTACCTCGACCCCGCGCCGACGCGGGCCGACGTGCTGTCGACGTTCGCCGGCGTGCGGCCCTTGGTCCAGGCCGACCCCGACGCCGCCACCAGCAAGCTGAGCCGGGAGCACGAGGTCCGCGCCTCGAAGACCGGTCTGTTGTCGGTCATCGGCGGCAAGTGGACGACCTACCGCCGGATGGCCGAGGACGCGGTCGACCAGGCGATCGAGGCGGGCGACCTCCCCAAGCGGCCCTCGCCCACGGCCGAGCTGCCGATCTTCGGCGCTACGCGCCGCGCGGTCAGCCCGCACGACTGGCCCGGCGTCGGCGAGCTGATGGCCGAGTCGCCGGAGCTCTCGGAACTGCTCTCGCCCGACCTGCCGTACACGGAGGCCCACGTCGTGTGGGCGGCGCGGGGCGAGCAGGCCCGCACGGTCGAGGACGTGCTGAGCCGCCGCACGCGGGCGCTGCTGCTCGACGCGCAGGCCGCGTCGGACTGCGCGCCGCGGGTGGCCGAGCTGCTAGCAGCCGAGCTCGGCCGCGACGCGGCCTGGCAGAGCGAGCAGATTGCTTCGTTTCAGGCGTTGGCAAGGAGGCACGTGGTTGTTAGGTAG
- a CDS encoding serine/threonine protein kinase has translation MGIGQLFKSMLDSGKVDIERRYEILRAAVSGTMSDFHMARDRKSGQIVGLKILDKKKTEQLEARFKGLSKPSEGEISMQMIHPRIVVTHSFGMTTKGEQFIVMEFLDGPGLNSCIIGRNPILDGNRLALMTQAAEALDAVHQAGYIHRDVCPRNFVCAKDGKSLKLIDFGLTVPATPPFQQPGNRTGTPNYMAPEVVRRRATDQRLDIFAFGASMYEMFAFELPWVRGSDGLAAMSHGASEPPPLSQYYPKIRPELEAIIMKCIQAEPADRHASMDSVLQQLRRIKSEDVD, from the coding sequence ATGGGCATAGGCCAGCTGTTTAAGTCGATGCTCGATTCGGGCAAGGTCGACATCGAGAGGCGTTACGAGATCCTCCGCGCCGCCGTGTCGGGCACCATGTCCGACTTCCACATGGCCCGCGATCGGAAGAGCGGTCAGATTGTCGGGCTGAAGATCCTCGACAAGAAGAAGACCGAGCAGCTCGAGGCCCGCTTCAAGGGGCTCAGCAAACCGTCCGAGGGCGAGATCTCGATGCAGATGATCCACCCGCGGATTGTCGTGACCCACTCGTTCGGCATGACGACCAAGGGCGAGCAGTTTATCGTCATGGAGTTCCTCGATGGGCCGGGGCTCAACTCGTGCATCATCGGCCGCAACCCGATCCTCGACGGCAACCGGCTCGCGCTGATGACGCAGGCGGCCGAGGCGCTCGACGCCGTGCACCAGGCGGGCTACATCCACCGCGACGTCTGCCCCCGCAACTTTGTGTGCGCGAAGGACGGCAAGTCGCTCAAGCTGATCGACTTTGGGCTGACGGTGCCGGCGACGCCGCCGTTCCAGCAGCCCGGCAACCGCACCGGCACGCCGAACTACATGGCGCCGGAGGTGGTCCGCCGCCGCGCGACCGACCAGCGGCTCGACATCTTCGCGTTCGGCGCGTCGATGTACGAGATGTTCGCGTTCGAGCTGCCGTGGGTGCGGGGCTCCGACGGCCTGGCCGCGATGTCGCACGGCGCCAGCGAACCGCCGCCGCTCTCTCAGTACTACCCGAAAATCCGCCCCGAGCTCGAGGCGATCATCATGAAGTGCATCCAGGCAGAGCCCGCCGATCGCCACGCCTCGATGGACTCGGTCCTGCAGCAGCTGCGGCGGATCAAGAGCGAGGACGTCGACTAA
- the larC gene encoding nickel pincer cofactor biosynthesis protein LarC translates to MNIAYLDCASGISGDMTLGALVDAGVDLGAIQAGVDSLGLPSCRLVKETVKKRGFRATQIRVEHEPEHAHRHLHHITAMIDRSTLTERQRDLATRIFTRLAEAEARVHGSTIEKVHFHEVGAVDSIADIVGAAIGWDLLGVEKIYASPIPTGTGFVQIAHGRCAIPAPATAELLKGIPLAAFAPEGELTTPTGAAIVSTLVEGFGPLPAMTIEAIGYGSGQKDFDHPNLVRLLVGEAAEPAAAGGADAITLLETNLDDATGEAIGACVERLWEAGALDVCLTPIQMKKLRPGVLLSVQARPHQADKLAGVIFANTTALGLRRQTVPRMVLPRRRAEVDTEYGKVGGVVAALPTGGERFTPEYDDCNAAAHEHGVTLAQVSLAAAAAFSRAQS, encoded by the coding sequence ATGAACATTGCCTACCTCGACTGCGCCAGCGGCATCAGCGGCGATATGACCCTCGGCGCGTTGGTCGACGCGGGGGTCGACCTCGGAGCCATCCAGGCGGGAGTCGACTCGCTCGGCCTGCCGAGCTGCCGGCTGGTGAAGGAGACCGTCAAGAAGCGCGGCTTCCGCGCCACGCAGATCAGGGTCGAGCACGAGCCGGAGCACGCCCACCGGCACCTGCACCACATCACCGCGATGATCGACCGCAGCACGCTCACCGAGCGGCAGCGCGACCTCGCCACCCGGATCTTCACCCGCCTGGCCGAGGCCGAGGCCCGCGTGCACGGCTCGACCATCGAGAAGGTGCACTTCCACGAGGTCGGCGCGGTCGACTCGATCGCGGACATCGTCGGCGCGGCGATCGGCTGGGACCTCTTGGGGGTCGAGAAGATCTACGCCTCGCCGATCCCGACCGGCACGGGCTTCGTGCAGATCGCCCACGGCCGCTGCGCGATCCCCGCGCCCGCCACCGCCGAGTTGCTCAAGGGGATCCCGCTGGCGGCGTTCGCGCCCGAGGGCGAGCTCACCACGCCGACCGGCGCGGCGATCGTGTCGACGCTGGTCGAGGGCTTCGGGCCGCTGCCCGCCATGACCATCGAGGCGATCGGCTACGGCTCGGGCCAGAAGGACTTCGACCACCCGAACCTGGTGCGGCTGTTGGTCGGCGAGGCGGCCGAGCCGGCCGCGGCCGGCGGGGCGGACGCGATCACCCTGCTCGAGACCAACCTGGACGACGCCACCGGCGAGGCAATCGGCGCCTGTGTCGAGCGGCTCTGGGAGGCCGGCGCGCTTGACGTCTGCCTGACGCCGATCCAGATGAAGAAGCTGCGGCCCGGCGTGCTGCTGTCGGTCCAGGCGCGGCCGCACCAGGCCGACAAGCTGGCCGGGGTGATCTTCGCCAACACCACGGCCCTGGGGCTGCGGCGGCAGACCGTCCCCCGGATGGTGCTCCCCCGCCGCCGGGCGGAGGTCGACACCGAGTACGGCAAAGTGGGCGGCGTGGTGGCTGCCCTGCCAACCGGCGGCGAGAGGTTCACTCCCGAATACGACGATTGTAACGCGGCCGCCCACGAGCATGGCGTGACGCTAGCACAGGTTTCGCTGGCCGCGGCGGCGGCTTTCAGCCGAGCGCAATCTTGA
- the glpK gene encoding glycerol kinase GlpK: MTYLLALDQGTTSSRAIVFDTDGAQVAVAQREFQQHYPQPGWVEHDANEIWATQRDVAIEALAKAGLKAADIAALGIVNQRETLVVWDRATGEPVCRAIVWQDRRTAAMCRQLKDAEPIFRTKTGLLLDPYFTGTKLAWLLDNEPGLRARAEAGELAAGTIDSWLVYKLTNGKQHVTDASNASRTLLLNLQTCEWDNELLDILRVPAALLPAVVDSSGVCGEVSGVDELNGIAIAGLAGDQQSALFGQACFGKGDAKNTYGTGSFLLVNTGTEVAASHQKLLSTVGWRIGGVTEYALEGSVFVTGAAVQWLRDGLGIIKQSADVEALANQVPDTGDVYLVPAFAGLGAPHWDPDARGTIVGMTRGTTAAHIARATLEGIALQSVELAEAMRADTGLAIDELRVDGGAASNDTLMQMQADLLQAKVIRPKVTETTALGAAYLAGLAVGVWPDRPTLAKQWAVDREFEPQISADEAAAKRARWGEAVERAKGWAADD; this comes from the coding sequence ATGACTTACCTACTTGCCCTCGATCAGGGCACCACCAGCTCGCGGGCAATCGTCTTCGATACTGACGGCGCCCAGGTGGCGGTGGCGCAGCGGGAGTTCCAGCAGCACTACCCCCAGCCGGGCTGGGTCGAGCACGACGCCAACGAGATCTGGGCCACGCAGCGCGATGTCGCCATCGAGGCGCTCGCCAAGGCCGGCCTCAAGGCGGCCGACATCGCCGCCCTCGGGATCGTCAACCAACGCGAGACGCTCGTCGTCTGGGACCGCGCGACCGGCGAGCCGGTCTGCCGCGCGATTGTCTGGCAGGACCGCCGCACCGCCGCCATGTGCCGCCAGCTGAAGGACGCCGAGCCGATCTTCCGGACCAAGACCGGCCTGCTGCTCGACCCGTACTTCACCGGCACCAAGCTCGCCTGGCTGCTGGACAACGAGCCGGGGCTCCGCGCCCGGGCCGAGGCGGGCGAGCTGGCCGCCGGCACGATCGACAGCTGGCTGGTCTACAAGCTGACAAACGGGAAGCAGCACGTCACCGACGCGTCGAACGCATCCCGCACGCTGCTCCTCAACCTGCAGACCTGCGAGTGGGACAACGAGCTGCTCGACATCCTCCGCGTGCCCGCCGCTCTGCTGCCGGCGGTGGTCGACTCGAGCGGCGTCTGCGGCGAGGTCTCCGGAGTTGACGAGCTGAACGGCATCGCCATTGCCGGCCTCGCGGGCGACCAGCAGTCGGCGCTGTTCGGCCAGGCGTGCTTCGGCAAGGGCGACGCCAAGAACACCTACGGCACCGGCAGCTTCTTGCTGGTCAACACCGGCACGGAGGTCGCCGCGTCCCATCAGAAGCTGCTGTCGACCGTCGGCTGGCGGATCGGCGGCGTCACCGAGTACGCGCTGGAGGGGAGCGTGTTCGTCACCGGCGCCGCCGTGCAGTGGCTGCGTGACGGGCTGGGGATCATCAAGCAGTCGGCCGACGTCGAGGCGCTCGCCAATCAAGTCCCCGACACGGGTGATGTGTACCTGGTGCCGGCGTTCGCGGGGCTCGGCGCGCCGCACTGGGACCCCGATGCGCGGGGCACGATCGTCGGCATGACCCGCGGCACGACCGCCGCGCACATTGCCCGGGCGACCCTCGAGGGGATCGCGCTGCAGTCGGTCGAGCTGGCCGAGGCAATGCGGGCCGACACCGGCCTGGCGATTGACGAGCTCCGCGTCGACGGCGGCGCGGCCAGCAACGACACCCTCATGCAGATGCAGGCCGACCTGCTGCAGGCGAAGGTCATACGGCCCAAGGTCACGGAAACCACGGCCCTCGGCGCCGCCTACCTGGCCGGCCTGGCCGTGGGCGTCTGGCCCGACCGGCCGACGCTCGCCAAGCAATGGGCGGTCGACCGGGAGTTCGAGCCGCAGATCTCTGCCGACGAGGCCGCCGCGAAACGGGCGCGGTGGGGCGAGGCGGTGGAACGAGCGAAAGGCTGGGCGGCGGACGATTGA
- a CDS encoding YjfB family protein yields MSTDAAISSVIAAKQSQTQSQIGFALAKKSLDAQKAAGDAMVQLIESAGQLGKAVGKGHHFDAVR; encoded by the coding sequence ATGAGCACCGACGCCGCCATCAGTAGTGTGATCGCCGCCAAGCAGTCGCAGACGCAGAGCCAGATTGGCTTTGCGCTCGCCAAGAAGTCGCTCGACGCCCAGAAGGCGGCCGGCGACGCGATGGTGCAGCTAATCGAGTCCGCCGGCCAGCTCGGCAAGGCCGTCGGCAAGGGCCACCACTTCGACGCCGTGCGGTAG
- a CDS encoding M56 family metallopeptidase: MTPLDSVLVRCALQVAVFSLAMLAMYAVARRLGARAAVAALLWGMVLTLGLTLLAGSPWPRWELTAKPDNSVGAMPLAAAAEQPTAADVGEDPPQDFAPPTLQQFTLSDYAREFTTALTEQQPINPTRNSQWSWLVLAAIAGAVFSLLRLAVGLVSVRRLSRGSSAIEDEELLAELGRLRDDLAVDARVAVRESHSLSTPATIGWRRPQILLPAGWQKWSSDELRAVLAHELAHIAGRDYLGWVVARLAVAVHFYNPLVRWLAARLQLEQELAADAAAARLTGGSQQYLQTLAALALATPPQRVAGPARTLFPTRSLLMRRVEMLRSPLATLNGRPAAGLKWTAAATLALVAVGVAGLRPPAGVAEEPAVYDVVDLNNSEPIPLTLAPKDSMVVLSVNVARVAHEPEMARLLESDAVRDRFRDVNLSLNEISEILLAVPSTGRHAPRLAIRTLNTEALKKVTAALSHLGFEEESRETRRAWRNNVAQVVLLDDTTLVCDYTVNQAPPLENPVPACAAAWGDEPAALNLWIDNQQVLATGLRQEMQENRQAALIAPTLEKIQRITGSLSIDENARLQLTAETDSEDSAKQVVAMLDAMRVLGQNAIQQPFAAVPDEQRAMYDQAVSVLGSALAGLEIKADGADARVVYQPDESVAEIGELASTLLPAVTAARVAARRSQSANNLKQLGLAMLNYESTYGHYPAALNYEYVDPETNEKKRSPHPHSWRVAILPFLDEQALYDLYRFDEPWDSEANMKIANTLVPVMIDPSATTSDYASYFVPVGKQTMFPGEQAVRIREVTDGTSKTILIVEAKRDIPWTKPEDIEIPADGPLPEFGGHYNGFFLRALADGSVRDTPTDTDPKLLRAMLTRNGEEVFNWPDVYPDLREE; this comes from the coding sequence ATGACTCCGCTCGATTCGGTGCTGGTCCGCTGCGCGTTGCAGGTCGCGGTCTTCTCGCTCGCGATGCTCGCCATGTACGCCGTCGCCCGGCGGCTCGGCGCCCGGGCCGCCGTGGCCGCCCTGCTGTGGGGCATGGTGCTGACGCTCGGCCTGACCCTGCTGGCCGGCAGCCCCTGGCCGCGGTGGGAGCTGACGGCCAAACCAGACAACAGCGTCGGCGCGATGCCGTTGGCGGCCGCGGCCGAGCAACCCACGGCCGCAGACGTGGGGGAGGACCCGCCGCAGGACTTCGCCCCCCCCACGCTCCAGCAGTTCACCCTGTCGGACTACGCCCGGGAGTTCACCACCGCGTTGACCGAGCAGCAGCCCATCAATCCAACCAGAAACTCGCAGTGGTCGTGGCTTGTGCTGGCCGCGATCGCCGGCGCGGTGTTCAGCCTGCTGCGGCTCGCGGTTGGGCTGGTGAGTGTGCGGCGGCTTTCGCGGGGGAGCTCGGCAATTGAGGACGAAGAGCTGCTGGCTGAGCTTGGCCGGTTGAGAGACGACCTGGCGGTCGACGCTCGGGTGGCGGTGCGGGAGTCTCATTCACTGTCGACGCCGGCGACCATTGGCTGGCGCCGGCCGCAGATCTTGCTGCCGGCTGGCTGGCAGAAGTGGTCCAGCGATGAACTCCGCGCGGTGCTCGCGCACGAACTGGCCCACATCGCCGGCCGCGACTACCTGGGCTGGGTGGTCGCCCGGCTGGCGGTGGCGGTGCACTTCTACAACCCGCTGGTGCGCTGGCTGGCCGCGCGGCTGCAGCTCGAACAAGAACTGGCCGCCGACGCCGCGGCCGCCCGGCTCACCGGCGGCAGCCAGCAGTACCTGCAGACGCTCGCCGCGCTCGCCCTGGCAACCCCGCCGCAGCGGGTCGCCGGCCCCGCGCGGACCTTGTTCCCCACTCGTTCCCTGCTCATGAGGAGAGTCGAGATGCTCCGCTCACCGCTTGCAACGCTCAACGGCCGCCCGGCCGCCGGACTGAAGTGGACCGCCGCGGCGACGCTGGCGCTGGTTGCGGTAGGCGTGGCCGGGCTGCGGCCGCCGGCGGGCGTGGCGGAGGAACCGGCGGTCTACGACGTCGTGGACCTCAACAACAGCGAGCCCATCCCGCTGACGCTGGCGCCCAAGGACTCGATGGTGGTTTTGTCCGTTAACGTCGCTCGAGTTGCGCACGAACCCGAGATGGCGCGTCTTCTGGAGTCGGATGCCGTCCGCGACCGATTCCGTGACGTGAACCTAAGCCTCAACGAAATCTCTGAAATCCTTCTCGCCGTGCCTTCAACAGGCCGCCACGCGCCCCGACTGGCAATCAGGACTCTCAACACAGAAGCACTCAAGAAAGTGACCGCCGCCCTCAGCCACCTCGGGTTCGAGGAAGAGTCGAGAGAAACGCGGCGTGCTTGGAGAAACAACGTTGCACAGGTCGTGCTGCTTGACGACACCACGCTGGTCTGCGATTACACGGTCAACCAGGCGCCGCCGCTTGAGAACCCAGTACCGGCCTGCGCCGCGGCTTGGGGCGACGAGCCAGCCGCCCTTAATCTCTGGATCGACAACCAGCAGGTCTTAGCGACTGGCCTGCGGCAGGAGATGCAGGAGAACCGCCAGGCGGCGTTGATCGCGCCGACGCTAGAGAAGATTCAGCGCATCACCGGCTCGCTCTCAATCGACGAGAACGCTCGGCTCCAGCTCACCGCCGAGACCGACAGCGAGGATTCGGCTAAGCAGGTCGTCGCGATGCTGGACGCGATGCGGGTGCTGGGCCAGAACGCCATCCAGCAGCCCTTCGCCGCCGTGCCGGACGAGCAACGCGCGATGTACGATCAGGCGGTGAGCGTGCTGGGCAGCGCCCTGGCCGGTCTCGAAATCAAGGCCGACGGCGCCGACGCCCGCGTCGTGTACCAGCCCGACGAGTCGGTCGCGGAGATTGGCGAGCTCGCCAGCACGCTTTTGCCAGCGGTCACCGCCGCGCGGGTCGCGGCCCGGCGTTCGCAGAGCGCCAACAACCTCAAGCAGTTGGGGCTCGCGATGCTCAACTACGAGAGCACCTACGGGCACTACCCGGCGGCCCTCAACTACGAGTACGTGGATCCGGAGACGAACGAGAAGAAACGCAGCCCGCACCCCCACAGCTGGCGGGTGGCGATTCTGCCGTTCCTTGATGAGCAGGCCTTGTACGACCTGTACAGGTTTGACGAGCCGTGGGACAGCGAGGCGAACATGAAGATCGCCAACACGCTGGTGCCTGTGATGATCGACCCGAGCGCAACCACATCGGACTACGCTTCCTACTTTGTGCCGGTCGGCAAACAAACGATGTTCCCCGGCGAGCAGGCCGTAAGGATCCGCGAGGTCACCGACGGCACCTCGAAGACCATCTTGATTGTTGAGGCCAAACGTGACATCCCGTGGACGAAGCCGGAGGATATCGAGATCCCCGCAGACGGCCCCCTGCCGGAATTCGGCGGTCACTACAACGGCTTCTTCCTGCGGGCGCTAGCCGACGGCTCCGTCCGCGACACGCCAACCGACACCGACCCCAAGCTGCTGCGGGCCATGCTGACCCGCAACGGCGAGGAGGTTTTCAACTGGCCTGACGTTTATCCTGATCTGCGGGAGGAATAG
- a CDS encoding TPR end-of-group domain-containing protein: MATADKIRLKKTIAAAEGYLELGMHAHALGELQRRGKLTHSSSRACFLMGESLRELSRCREALIPLRRSAEINPDDLHVWLALGWCYKRTGQLRRAIESLDRGLSYAPNDALLHYNLACYWSLACERRPALNHLAEALKLDSNFLDLIDHESDFEPLRDDPGFKMLTGVIV, from the coding sequence GTGGCAACCGCCGACAAAATCCGTCTCAAAAAAACTATCGCCGCCGCCGAGGGATACCTCGAGCTCGGCATGCACGCCCACGCCCTGGGCGAGCTGCAGCGCCGCGGCAAGCTGACCCACAGCAGCTCACGCGCCTGCTTCCTGATGGGCGAGTCGCTCCGCGAGCTGTCGCGCTGCCGCGAGGCGTTGATCCCGCTGCGTCGCAGCGCCGAGATCAACCCCGACGACCTGCACGTCTGGCTGGCGCTCGGCTGGTGCTACAAGCGGACCGGCCAGCTCCGCCGCGCGATCGAGTCACTCGACCGTGGACTCAGCTACGCGCCAAACGACGCGCTCTTGCACTACAACCTGGCGTGCTACTGGAGCCTCGCCTGCGAGCGCCGCCCCGCGCTCAACCACCTGGCCGAGGCGCTCAAGCTCGACAGCAACTTCCTCGACCTCATCGACCACGAGTCCGACTTCGAGCCCCTCCGCGACGACCCCGGCTTCAAGATGCTGACCGGCGTGATCGTGTAA
- a CDS encoding ParA family protein, whose product MRSLAIMNQKGGVGKTTTTVNLAAGLARSGWRVGILDMDPQAHASLHLGVDPQRPLTTMYDVLNSEAPLAEAWQDAGERLRVAPAHIDLAAVEVELAGVVGREVILRDKLATCADQFDYILIDCPPSLGVLTINALTAVDHVYLPLQPHFLALHGLSKLMQTIALVADRLNSRLQMAGVVMCMYDSGTKLAAEVTADVDQYFQALRGKGGVWEGVRLFETRIRRNIRLAEAPSFGQSIFGYAPDSPGAEDYGALTGELLAYYAGRDLMRSAAA is encoded by the coding sequence ATGCGTTCGTTGGCGATCATGAATCAGAAGGGTGGCGTCGGGAAGACGACCACCACGGTCAACCTGGCGGCCGGGCTCGCCCGGTCGGGGTGGCGTGTCGGGATTCTCGACATGGACCCGCAGGCGCACGCGTCGCTGCACCTGGGGGTCGACCCGCAGCGGCCGCTGACCACCATGTACGACGTGCTGAACAGCGAGGCCCCGCTGGCCGAGGCCTGGCAGGACGCCGGCGAGCGGCTCCGCGTCGCGCCCGCACACATCGACCTCGCCGCGGTCGAGGTCGAGCTGGCGGGCGTGGTCGGGCGCGAGGTGATCCTGCGCGACAAGCTGGCCACCTGCGCGGACCAGTTCGACTACATCCTGATCGACTGCCCGCCGTCGCTCGGCGTGCTGACGATCAACGCGCTGACCGCCGTGGACCACGTCTACCTGCCGCTGCAGCCGCACTTCCTGGCGCTGCACGGCCTGAGCAAGCTGATGCAGACCATCGCCCTGGTCGCCGACCGGCTGAACAGCCGGCTGCAGATGGCGGGCGTGGTGATGTGCATGTACGACTCCGGCACCAAGCTGGCGGCCGAGGTCACCGCGGACGTCGACCAGTACTTCCAGGCGCTCCGCGGCAAGGGCGGGGTGTGGGAGGGGGTCCGCCTGTTCGAGACCCGCATCCGCCGCAACATCCGCCTGGCCGAGGCGCCCTCGTTCGGGCAGTCGATCTTCGGCTACGCCCCCGACTCGCCCGGCGCCGAGGACTACGGCGCCCTGACCGGCGAGCTGCTGGCCTACTACGCCGGCCGCGACCTGATGCGCAGCGCGGCGGCTTAG
- a CDS encoding BlaI/MecI/CopY family transcriptional regulator, with the protein MARPKASELTERELELMHVFWDQGPQTAVDARDALANSGRDLAYTTVATLIKILVEKKFLKQTGTQRPFVYQPLRSFDEVSGRLVTDMVKRVFGGSREELLVRLLDGKKLSAKERQVLKDILDEGGKQ; encoded by the coding sequence ATGGCGAGGCCAAAGGCCAGCGAGCTGACCGAGCGTGAGCTCGAGCTGATGCACGTCTTCTGGGACCAGGGCCCCCAGACCGCGGTCGACGCCCGGGACGCGTTGGCCAACTCGGGCCGCGACCTGGCGTACACCACGGTCGCGACGCTTATCAAGATCCTGGTCGAGAAGAAGTTCCTCAAGCAGACCGGCACGCAGCGCCCGTTCGTCTACCAGCCGCTTCGCTCGTTCGACGAGGTATCCGGCCGGTTGGTCACTGACATGGTGAAGCGGGTGTTCGGCGGCTCGCGTGAGGAGCTGCTGGTGCGGCTGTTGGACGGGAAGAAGCTGTCGGCCAAGGAGCGGCAGGTGCTCAAAGACATCCTCGATGAAGGGGGCAAGCAATGA